The following are from one region of the Paenibacillus sabinae T27 genome:
- a CDS encoding glutamine--tRNA ligase/YqeY domain fusion protein — protein MENRGTPSNFIKNVITEDLRSGKVNEIVTRFPPEPNGYLHIGHAKAIWINFTLAGEFGGKTNLRFDDTNPLKEDTEYVKSIEEDVKWLGYTWENLRFASDYFEEMYERAELLIHKGKAYVDDLSADEIRELRGTLTEPGKNSPYRDRSVEESLDLFRRMRAGEFKDGEKVLRAKIDMASPNINLRDPVIYRIAHAHHHNTGDKWCIYPMYAYAHPLEDAIEGVTHSLCSLEFEDQRPFYDWVIAECEMPAAPHQYEFGRLNLEQTVTSKRKLKLLVDEGHVDGWDDPRMPTISGLRRRGYTPEAIRSFVYETGISKSQGLVDLQMLEHFIREDLKLKAPRTMAVLRPLKVVITNYPEGQVEWLEAENNSENEEMGTRQIPFSREIYIERDDFMENPPSKYFRLFPGNEVRLKHAYFIKCNEVIKDENGEVTELHCTYDPETKSGSGFTGRKVKGTLHWVEASHAAQAEFRLYEPLILAEEPESEGEAGELEGADKPARSFLDQLNPKSLEILQGFVEPELKDSKPQDKFQFFRHGYFNVDSRYSEPGKPVFNLIVSLKSSYQPPKQG, from the coding sequence GTGGAGAACCGGGGCACACCCTCCAATTTCATTAAAAATGTCATTACCGAAGATCTCCGCTCTGGCAAAGTAAACGAAATCGTCACCCGGTTCCCTCCGGAACCGAACGGTTATCTGCATATCGGGCACGCCAAGGCGATCTGGATCAATTTCACGCTGGCAGGCGAGTTCGGCGGCAAGACAAACCTGCGGTTTGACGATACGAATCCGCTCAAGGAAGATACGGAGTATGTGAAATCGATCGAGGAAGATGTAAAATGGCTCGGTTACACATGGGAGAACCTGCGCTTCGCCTCGGACTATTTTGAAGAAATGTACGAGCGGGCAGAGCTATTGATTCATAAGGGCAAGGCTTATGTGGACGACCTCAGCGCGGACGAAATTCGCGAGCTTCGCGGCACGCTGACCGAACCGGGCAAGAACAGCCCTTACCGCGACCGCAGCGTAGAAGAGAGTCTCGATCTGTTCCGCCGCATGCGCGCGGGCGAGTTCAAGGACGGCGAGAAGGTGCTTCGCGCCAAGATCGACATGGCTTCGCCGAACATCAACCTGCGCGATCCGGTCATTTACCGGATTGCCCATGCGCATCATCACAATACGGGCGACAAGTGGTGCATCTACCCGATGTACGCCTACGCACACCCGCTTGAAGACGCCATCGAAGGCGTGACGCATTCCCTCTGTTCCCTGGAGTTCGAGGATCAGCGTCCTTTCTACGACTGGGTCATCGCCGAGTGCGAGATGCCGGCCGCGCCGCATCAATACGAATTCGGCCGCCTGAATCTGGAGCAGACCGTAACGAGCAAGCGGAAGCTGAAGCTGCTCGTCGACGAAGGGCATGTCGACGGCTGGGACGACCCGCGTATGCCGACGATTTCCGGGCTTCGCCGCCGCGGCTACACGCCGGAGGCCATCCGCAGCTTCGTCTACGAGACAGGCATTTCCAAGAGCCAGGGACTCGTCGATCTGCAAATGCTGGAGCATTTTATCCGCGAGGATCTGAAGCTGAAGGCGCCCCGCACGATGGCGGTGCTCCGCCCGCTGAAGGTGGTCATTACGAACTATCCCGAGGGACAGGTTGAATGGCTGGAAGCGGAGAATAACAGCGAGAACGAGGAAATGGGCACCCGGCAAATTCCGTTCTCCCGCGAGATTTACATTGAGCGCGACGATTTCATGGAGAATCCGCCGAGTAAATATTTCCGGCTGTTCCCGGGCAATGAAGTGCGCCTGAAGCATGCCTATTTCATCAAGTGCAATGAAGTGATCAAAGATGAGAACGGCGAAGTGACCGAGCTGCACTGTACCTACGATCCGGAGACGAAGAGTGGAAGCGGGTTTACCGGCCGAAAGGTCAAAGGGACGCTGCACTGGGTGGAAGCAAGCCACGCCGCTCAGGCGGAATTCCGCCTGTACGAGCCGCTGATTCTCGCCGAAGAACCGGAAAGTGAAGGGGAAGCCGGGGAGCTGGAAGGCGCGGACAAGCCCGCCCGATCGTTCCTGGATCAGCTGAACCCGAAATCGCTGGAAATTCTGCAAGGGTTCGTAGAGCCTGAACTCAAGGACAGCAAGCCGCAGGACAAGTTCCAGTTCTTCCGCCATGGTTACTTTAACGTGGACAGCCGGTACTCGGAGCCCGGCAAGCCGGTCTTCAACCTGATCGTTTCGCTCAAAAGCTCCTATCAGCCGCCCAAACAGGGCTAA
- a CDS encoding GNAT family N-acetyltransferase, whose translation MFHFVIDDELVLKPLAVEQARALFTLVDQSRERLRKWLPWVDSVTDVSHMTAFIKTAIRQGSDNGGFTAGLWVSGQMAGIIGFHEIDWHNRSVGIGYWLGESFEGNGYMTSACRVFIDHALLEMDLNRVEIRCATGNASSRAIPKRLGFVLEGVIREAEKLPYGYVNHAVYGMLRSEWKLLR comes from the coding sequence TTGTTCCATTTTGTAATCGATGATGAGCTGGTCCTGAAGCCTCTGGCGGTGGAGCAGGCCAGGGCCTTGTTTACGCTTGTGGATCAATCAAGGGAACGGCTGCGCAAATGGCTCCCCTGGGTGGACAGCGTGACGGACGTGTCGCATATGACGGCCTTTATCAAAACCGCCATCCGGCAAGGCAGCGACAACGGCGGCTTTACCGCAGGCCTGTGGGTGAGCGGCCAGATGGCCGGCATCATCGGCTTCCATGAAATCGACTGGCACAACCGGTCCGTCGGCATTGGCTATTGGCTGGGGGAGAGCTTTGAAGGCAACGGCTACATGACCAGTGCCTGCCGGGTGTTCATCGACCATGCCCTGCTGGAAATGGATCTGAACCGGGTAGAGATCCGCTGCGCCACGGGCAATGCCTCCAGCCGCGCCATTCCTAAGCGGCTCGGCTTCGTGCTGGAGGGCGTGATCCGGGAAGCCGAGAAGCTCCCGTACGGCTATGTTAACCATGCCGTGTACGGCATGCTGCGGAGCGAGTGGAAGCTGCTCCGGTAA
- a CDS encoding DUF2164 domain-containing protein, protein MKPIKLPKEQREAMLDHIQSYFELERGESIGRLAADSLLDFFMNELGPAVYNQALSDCRTLTAQRMQGLEEDIYALEWRVSRK, encoded by the coding sequence ATGAAACCGATTAAATTGCCAAAAGAGCAGCGGGAAGCGATGCTTGATCATATCCAGTCCTATTTCGAGCTGGAACGGGGAGAGAGCATCGGGCGCCTTGCGGCGGACAGCCTGCTGGACTTTTTTATGAATGAGCTGGGACCGGCCGTCTACAACCAGGCGCTGAGCGACTGCCGCACACTGACGGCGCAGCGGATGCAAGGGCTGGAAGAGGATATCTATGCGCTGGAATGGAGAGTATCCCGAAAATAG